The genomic region GTTCGAGAACTCATATATTTTGGAAACatttgtaattgtttattagtttgcaatAAGAAAAACTGTTACCATCGTTTTTTCAGTCATTTTTTTTCGACAATAATTTTCGCTTTTCTTGTACTATCGCGCAAAATTAACTTAAAGTAGAAAatactcgaaaaaaaaaaagccaaTTGTTCTTCGAGGGGTTTTGAACACCCTTAAGAACGCGTAgtttgcaggctatcacgtaTGTTTGGGGTTTACCTAGTTTACCCATGGTAAAAAGGCACCTGCTTCGGATTTCCTTGTCATCCAAAAAAAAGTGATTCCAATTTCTAACATAATACATTGTTTTCTTACGATTCATTTCACAATTAGAAACGACATAAAAATAATTAACTCGGTTTTATATTATCATAGTGCGAGATACATTCATCAAATATTCATTAACTCACTAACTCAAATACAATAATATTTTTATACTATATCATTCCCGTTATCAAGAGATACTCTGTATACTCATATGAGTCAATATTACAATAACATTATCACGAGGCCACCTATATATCAGAATTCGGAAATCAACTTACAAAGTTTAAAATAACTAACAAATTTTTGTAAACCTCTCTTTTTTCCAACCAGAAAAAAACTAAAAATCCACAAAATCAATAGCTTGGCGCAAATGTAGCTCCTTAACAGAACAAGAGAAAAGTTTAACTAAACTTAGACAATACAATATCCTAAGTTTTTTCTCCTTAGATAAACCAATTTCTTTCCTACACTTTTGGGGGTTTCGTTTGAACTTCCCCATCTTTTCATATCCCCTTTTCTCCCCTCTTCTTCACCCAACCCGTCCTCGCTTTCGTCAACTCGAGGAGGTATCTGTCCTCCAACACACTGTCCCTTGCCTTTGCCTTGCCTTGCATTGCTTCTGTTgagatttttttttatcataagaCTGATAAAAACAAAAGGGAAGACGGGTTTTAATACGCGTTTATCATAAACAAGAGAAAATATATAGACGTAAAAAGAGAACGTTATTGTGTATCGTCATACGTGTTTTAAGCTATTACCTAAGACGACAATGAAAAGGAACGTAAAATCCTCGATGAAAATACCATGGATGATATCGTTGCTAGAAATGAGCTATATAGCGATAATGTTAGTATATTTATGTTCATTAGCGGTGGTAGATGGAGCCAAAAAGGAGGAATTTGACGAGTTTGGTGACCCTATAACCCCAGGAGTCGATTCCTCCTTCGCAAatgcaggaggaggaggaggtacAGGCGGCCCACCAACGATCCCAAAGGCGGTCCAAACCTGTGATGGGATATACATTTCTTACAACTTCATGGGCAGGGAAAAAGAGTTCCCCCATGTAAAGAACACGACAGCGCAATCATGGGCCTTCAAGGCCCAATTGCAGCTAGTCAACATGGGGGCCACAGAGCTTAAGTCATGGAAGGTGTTTGTTGGGTTCCATAATAGGGAATTGCTGGTGTCGGCCGATGGTGGTGTTTTAGTTGGTGGTGATGATTTTCCAGCTGAAGTTGGTGTTAATGGTACCACTATTGCTGGGTACCCACAAACCGATCTCAAGACCGCTATTGAGACAGCTGGCGATTTCACCCAAATGTCGGTACAAATTGGACTTAAGGGTACTATGTTTGGGGTCCGGCCACCCGGAACACCCATGCCTAAGACTATTAAGCTGGAGAATGATGGCTTCAAATGTCCTGCTCCCAACAAACGCAGTAAGTATCCACATTTATTCCTTAATCCATACGTCTTATATATCTCAGCTCTGCTGATGTCAACTAGCTTAGTTGGTAAAGTCATTAGACGTGATTCAAATCCCTTCAGCATCAAAATTGCCCTTGTGGGCAATTTTGATTTATTTTCGTGTTTTTGTGAATTGATTTGTTTTCGTATTTTTCCTACAGAAAGCAACATGTATGTATGTTGTAGGAAGGACAAAAAGTTCAAGTTAAACACCAAGTTAAAGGTTTCCAGGAAGAAATTCGGCGATCTTAATATAATGTATGATATCCTTCAAGCATACGGTAACAACTACCAAGCGCAAGTAACGATGGAAAATGACCATCCCTTAGGTCGTCTCGACCACTGGAACCTAACATTTGAGTGGATGAGAGGAGAATTCATCAATTCTATGAGAGGCGCCTTTACGCATCTCAAAGACCCGGCTCAGTGCATTTACGGCCCTCAAGGCCAATACTATCAAGAAATGGACTTTTCCAATGTCGTAACCTGTGACAAGAAGCCGGTCATCTCAGACTTGCCTGCTGAAATGAAAGACGATGATAAAGTCGGGAAATTGCCCTTTTGTTGTAGGAATGGGACTGTTCTGCCTAAAACTATGAATGTTAGTGAGTCGAGGTCGATTTTTCAGATGCAAGTGTTTAAAATCCCCCCAGACTTGAACAGAACTGCTCTGTATCCACCTCAGAACTGGAAGCTTAGCGGTGTTCTCAACCCTGATTACAAATGTGGACCGCCTATGAGGGTCGAATCGACTGAGTTTCCTGACCCGACTGGATTGCAGGTAAATGCTTCTTCATAATTGTTTGATGAACAGCTAACAATCGGGTCGTTCAAGTCAGGTATTACGTGTAGGGGTGAGTAAATTTAGGtccggaccggaccatttggtctggaccaaagccggaccgaattattttggtccggtcttcggtcctcattttttcaaggtttggtcttcggtccggaCCGGTTAATTTAGGTATGGACCGAATAGactaaatttcatgtttttaattacgcaacattaaaatattatgaatcaaattaatattttatcTTCAAAAGACATTATGGATTAGTATTGTCAATGGTTTTCATAAAAATAGTAGTCTAATTATTTAAATGCATTTTATTTAGCGGAACTAAGATGTAATTATTGTATACGAAATAGTGAAAAAACTAATTTTAGATTCatttcggtccaagaccggaccggaccaaatattTCGGGTTTGGTCCGATCCAAGGCCGAAAGTATTAGGTCCGGTCTTCCGTCCACTAAATTTTCATTTTCGGTCTTTCGGTCTGGTCCGGTTCAGTCCGGTCCAGTCCGGTtcggtttggtccggtccggtttgaTTATGTGACTGATTCTTGGTTTTATAGGCTAAAGTTGTGGCGGTAGCGAGCTGGCAAGTGGTATGCAACATAACAAAGCCGAAGGAGAAGCAAAACAGATGCTGCGTCTCATTCTCAGCCTACTACAACGACTCCGTCGTTCCCTGCAGCACCTGCGCGTGTGGATGCGACAACCTTCCAGACGACAGACAATGCAGCACAAAGGCCCCGTCAATGCTCCTCCCACCCGAGGCTCTCCTCGTACCCTTTGACAACCGGACAGTCAAAGCCAACGCATGGGCAAAAATAAAACACCTCCCGGTATGGGACCCACTGCCCTGCCCGGACAATTGTGGGGTCAGCATAAACTGGCATGTGGATGCAGACTATAAAAACGGGTGGAATGCCCGAATGACCTTATTTAACTGGGGTGAGACAGCTTTTGAGGACTGGTTTGTCGGCGTGCAATTAGCCAAGGCGTCTAAAGGGTTTGAGAAGGCGTACTCCTTTAACGGAACGCTGTTAAAGGATGTCAACGATACGATTTTCCTTCAGGGACTTAAGGGGTTGAATTACCTCATTGCAGAGACTAACGGGTCTAAACCATCCTCCCCGCGCGTGCCAGGGAAGCAACAATCTGTTATCACTTTCACTAAGAAACTTACTTGGAATTTGAATATACATAAAGGAGACGGATTTCCAACTAAGGTACTCTTTAACGGTGAAGAATGTGCACTTCCTCGACTAATCCCGACCAAGAGCGCTGGTTATCGACTAGACGGGATAAATAGTCTTATGACATTGATCTTCACCTCAATTGTTGCTGTACTCCTGATCACAGATCAATTGTTTTAAGTTGTCATCTATACGGATTTCTGTCGGTAAAGAGCGGAAACACAATGTCATAAGACAGACGTTCATTTCGTGTACATTGTCAAGTATCGAAAACATTGTGTCATACATTTTACTTCGAAAATTGTTAGGTTGGGATGGTTGTTGGTAACAAAAAATGTTTTGACGTGAAGAGAGATTTGGCAACTCGTAAAAAGCATTAAAATAAAGTATTTTAATTTCTTAAAGAATAAAATGCCATAAAAAATGTGTTTAAAAATTAGGATAGTTCTGAATTTTGTACTGTAATAGAATTAGTTGATTTATTATCTTGCAAATAATAAAGAGGGTACATCCCTTGTTAATCGGATTCGATATGAATACGCTCCTTACCAATTCGCCATTCACTCTTATAGAATTAGTATGTATTTTTCAGTAAGTCACAAGATAGAATTCCCTCTTAATTTGTAGTGCACCCGAGCGAATCTGATAACCCGGCTActtagacctgtcaaaactcgacccgacccatttttagggttacaaacccggttATTTGACCTGCAACCCGTCTGACTCGAACCCAAAATGATCCGTTATTTTACGGTTGAGACCTGACCTAAATGGGTCGACCCGTTGGATTAAAGGTAAATCatgaatttaattaaaatattaatatttatatattatatttgaaaaaatagttaatttttttttattacttaaaattacaaagacaactaaaaagtcaattttatataactcttataatatttaataataaaataattattaaaaaaaaagctttattttaataattatgtcgatataattaatgtaaacgttaaatatgattaaaatattaattttaaatatattttacttgtttaaaaaatatttttttaattaaaaaaatcgtttaaaaatgACGTTCAAAATTAATTCTTAACCCGTATTCTAACCCTAATTTGACCCatatgacccgacccgggactcgacccgtttgacaggtctactgCTACTACAATGGCCTTTTAATGCTACTGTACCTCGTTTATCGTTAATTTTCGATACATTTTCATAAATCATAACACACCTATAATTGATTAATTGAGTTCTGAATTACAACTTCTCGGACTCCCAAGCATTTATTTATAAATTACGATTAACTAGCGAATACGACAACATAATTCATTCACAGACCCTCAACAAAGTTAACTCCAGCAGCATCTAACCATTCTTGACCCTGAATAAACTCCCCAACAGTAAACTGCTTAGCTACAGTTGGATCAGTAATCAAATGATACCCAGTCCAGTTCACCCTCTTACTCGTATCCGAACCCGGCCCAGAGTTCATATACTCACCATAATACAAAGTACTCAATGCAAAATCACCATCCCATGGAAACCACCCTGCCGGATCAATATGTCCTCCAATCTTGGATTGCAGTACAACTGTTCTCGAATATTCCTTCCAAGGCCGGCCTAAGAAAGTCGGGAATTGGGTCGAGACAGGGGCTAAGTCCGCGCTAGGAACAATGTCACAGTACTGAATAGATGTGCCAGTGTTCTGGTTCGGGTCTGTTCTGCCTTGTGCCGTGACCATGTTTTTTTGGCTAGTCAATGGCTTTCGAGCAATGAGCTGACAGTTTTGGAAAACGACAGCTGCGTTTCCAAAGATGAAGTCGACGGTTCCTGTGATGGATGAGTCTGTGCAGAATTGTCTAAGCGAGTGTGCGTATAATGTGTCTTGGAAAGCGTCTATGTAACATCGGTTTATGACTGATTGATCAGCTCCTACTCGGAGGGCGACTGCTTGGTGTTTTTCTGGTCCGGCTGTGTTTTGGATGCGTATGTCTTGTAGTATGAATCCGTCACCTACTGCAGCTGATTGCCATGGTTCACGAAAAATCGTGTTAGTATGTAAAATAATGATTGTATTAATTTTGTTTATATTGTTCGATTTTTGTAAGCTAGAGCTAGCTGTATAATTGTATAAATACGCTTTTTAGTTTAAGAAATTATGTAATGTTAGTTCCTGGCAAATTAAATAAGATAAAAAGTATTGTACTCGGTAGTTTAGAACAATCAAACCTACAACGAAACCTATGACCGTTTTTGTATATAAATAGTTATACTCAACTATCGAGCTGAGGAGGCCGAGTGAT from Silene latifolia isolate original U9 population chromosome 3, ASM4854445v1, whole genome shotgun sequence harbors:
- the LOC141646911 gene encoding COBRA-like protein 10, which codes for MKRNVKSSMKIPWMISLLEMSYIAIMLVYLCSLAVVDGAKKEEFDEFGDPITPGVDSSFANAGGGGGTGGPPTIPKAVQTCDGIYISYNFMGREKEFPHVKNTTAQSWAFKAQLQLVNMGATELKSWKVFVGFHNRELLVSADGGVLVGGDDFPAEVGVNGTTIAGYPQTDLKTAIETAGDFTQMSVQIGLKGTMFGVRPPGTPMPKTIKLENDGFKCPAPNKRKSNMYVCCRKDKKFKLNTKLKVSRKKFGDLNIMYDILQAYGNNYQAQVTMENDHPLGRLDHWNLTFEWMRGEFINSMRGAFTHLKDPAQCIYGPQGQYYQEMDFSNVVTCDKKPVISDLPAEMKDDDKVGKLPFCCRNGTVLPKTMNVSESRSIFQMQVFKIPPDLNRTALYPPQNWKLSGVLNPDYKCGPPMRVESTEFPDPTGLQAKVVAVASWQVVCNITKPKEKQNRCCVSFSAYYNDSVVPCSTCACGCDNLPDDRQCSTKAPSMLLPPEALLVPFDNRTVKANAWAKIKHLPVWDPLPCPDNCGVSINWHVDADYKNGWNARMTLFNWGETAFEDWFVGVQLAKASKGFEKAYSFNGTLLKDVNDTIFLQGLKGLNYLIAETNGSKPSSPRVPGKQQSVITFTKKLTWNLNIHKGDGFPTKVLFNGEECALPRLIPTKSAGYRLDGINSLMTLIFTSIVAVLLITDQLF